A stretch of the Candidatus Chromulinivoraceae bacterium genome encodes the following:
- a CDS encoding HAD-IIB family hydrolase, with translation MKLLLDMHTEQENTEVMNTFERRTLTSQQGDIDPNDIKVWGFDLDDTLAESKQSIGAKMGEQLMQLLAIRNVAIITGGTWEQVDKQVISRLPDPDPESLKRMHPFPTCGTRSLDYVDGVWEEVYAENIDPEHKRLIIETLETAAKEEGLWVPKPYGEIIEDRGSQITFSALGQQAPPEIKKGWDTNGERRARLIANAAERLGDLEYDLRSGGASSVDVTQRGVDKAYGIRKLSERLNHSYREIGFVGDQLSPGGNDYPARTVTGVKTFEVSNPDDTIQLIEQIVAAA, from the coding sequence ATGAAGCTGTTGCTTGACATGCACACCGAGCAGGAGAATACTGAAGTTATGAATACTTTTGAGAGAAGGACACTAACAAGTCAACAGGGGGATATTGACCCGAATGACATAAAGGTATGGGGGTTTGATCTTGACGACACGCTAGCAGAATCTAAGCAAAGTATCGGCGCTAAGATGGGTGAACAGCTAATGCAGCTACTCGCTATTCGGAATGTTGCCATTATCACCGGGGGGACTTGGGAGCAAGTTGATAAACAGGTTATAAGCCGATTGCCTGATCCTGATCCCGAGAGCCTTAAAAGAATGCATCCTTTCCCGACATGCGGAACCCGTTCTTTAGACTATGTTGATGGTGTATGGGAAGAGGTTTATGCGGAAAATATAGACCCAGAACACAAGCGCTTAATCATTGAGACCCTAGAGACTGCTGCCAAAGAAGAAGGCCTTTGGGTGCCAAAGCCCTATGGAGAGATTATTGAGGATCGTGGTAGCCAGATTACATTTTCTGCGCTTGGCCAGCAGGCGCCACCTGAAATTAAAAAGGGTTGGGATACAAATGGCGAGCGAAGGGCAAGGCTAATAGCAAACGCCGCTGAACGCTTAGGAGATCTTGAATATGATCTAAGAAGCGGTGGCGCGAGTTCTGTAGATGTTACGCAGCGTGGGGTCGACAAGGCTTATGGCATACGAAAATTATCCGAGAGGCTAAATCACAGTTATCGGGAAATCGGTTTTGTGGGCGACCAGCTTAGTCCAGGTGGTAATGACTATCCAGCAAGAACAGTTACTGGAGTGAAGACATTCGAGGTTAGCAATCCCGATGATACAATACAACTTATTGAACAGATTGTTGCGGCTGCATAG
- a CDS encoding VTT domain-containing protein, translating into MIPGFDFTSFASTAGPWLVMAVVAAIIFAESGLLIGFFLPGDSILFTAGFLISVHLFNFSIHLFVVLIFLAAVLGDGVGYIFGKRVGRRLFSRPNSLLFRQENIKKAEEFYEKHGGVTVILARFIPVVRTFVPIIAGVGKMSYRTFLSYNVVGALLWAAGVAYAGFYIGEFFNRLGIGIDSVLLPIVTLIVIVSVLPPLIHILKDKRQRTIIWNGTKKQFRVLFRKK; encoded by the coding sequence ATGATACCAGGATTTGACTTTACTAGCTTTGCCTCAACAGCTGGCCCTTGGCTTGTAATGGCAGTTGTTGCCGCAATTATTTTTGCAGAATCAGGACTACTCATCGGCTTCTTTTTGCCAGGAGATAGCATTCTATTTACCGCAGGTTTTTTAATTAGCGTTCATTTATTCAACTTTAGTATCCATCTCTTTGTCGTGCTCATATTCCTTGCTGCCGTTCTTGGGGATGGCGTCGGCTATATATTTGGAAAACGCGTTGGTCGCAGGCTATTTAGCCGACCAAACTCGTTGTTATTTCGTCAAGAAAACATCAAAAAAGCCGAGGAGTTTTATGAAAAACATGGTGGCGTTACAGTGATCTTAGCCCGCTTTATTCCTGTAGTCCGAACCTTCGTACCTATCATTGCCGGAGTTGGCAAAATGAGTTACCGTACCTTTCTTAGCTACAACGTTGTTGGCGCACTTCTTTGGGCTGCAGGTGTTGCTTACGCGGGATTCTATATCGGAGAGTTCTTTAATAGGCTCGGCATTGGAATAGATAGCGTGCTACTTCCAATCGTTACGCTGATTGTTATTGTTTCCGTCCTACCGCCTCTTATTCACATCCTAAAAGACAAGCGTCAACGTACTATAATCTGGAACGGCACAAAAAAGCAGTTCCGCGTTTTATTCCGTAAAAAATAA
- a CDS encoding 50S ribosomal protein L25, with protein sequence MNDISLKLNERTKVGKKAAELRKEGMIPSVVYGGKGDPMTTESPMVETAKVAHAAGKHTPVHLTIDGKKKLAIIKAIDMHPVKHTLRHVAFHTIKQNEPLVAEVPIVLVGMGESEAERAGLVVLQAIERVDVKALPANLPESLEISIAMLTTTDDKLTFTDIKLPSGVEFANVEQDMDLVVANVYEPSALQAANESAGGDAEDESTVEAENGADVVQNTQTEENHPGGKGQDKPKQADASK encoded by the coding sequence ATGAACGATATTTCATTGAAATTGAACGAACGTACTAAGGTGGGGAAAAAAGCTGCCGAATTACGCAAAGAAGGTATGATCCCGAGTGTTGTATATGGCGGCAAGGGTGACCCTATGACGACCGAATCGCCTATGGTTGAAACAGCTAAGGTTGCTCATGCAGCAGGCAAGCACACGCCAGTACATTTGACGATTGATGGTAAGAAGAAGCTCGCTATCATTAAGGCTATTGATATGCACCCAGTGAAGCACACGCTTCGACATGTGGCTTTTCATACGATTAAGCAGAACGAACCGCTTGTTGCTGAGGTGCCTATTGTACTAGTCGGTATGGGTGAAAGTGAGGCTGAAAGGGCCGGACTTGTCGTACTTCAGGCTATTGAACGAGTAGACGTGAAGGCTTTGCCTGCAAACTTGCCAGAATCTCTTGAGATTTCTATTGCAATGCTCACCACAACTGACGACAAGCTAACGTTTACAGACATTAAGCTACCTAGTGGTGTTGAGTTTGCGAACGTAGAGCAGGATATGGATCTTGTGGTTGCAAACGTGTATGAGCCGAGTGCACTGCAGGCAGCGAACGAATCTGCAGGTGGCGATGCTGAAGATGAGTCGACAGTTGAAGCAGAAAACGGTGCTGATGTTGTGCAGAATACGCAAACAGAAGAAAATCATCCAGGTGGCAAAGGTCAGGATAAACCAAAACAAGCTGACGCTAGTAAGTAG
- a CDS encoding ABC transporter ATP-binding protein, whose product MAKILVRTDTKTARKTLTIFWTEIAKDKRRFIFYSTLVPINRLLYVVLLPFLFSLIVQSLILHPHDWKHPVFLLVIGTLVSVLAVLTALVGFTSLFRHEEEMRTTLIRKSMQHLMLHSDQFFANRKIGSLAGDVNTFGASIVSFFDIIFLQASGLVVNFIASLIIIAFMSPVLLIPLGLATILLIWRSLKAVSSRGPIRHKRKQMMSQLNGTVADILGNQQIVRYFANGTKEVDRVVTDRKKIENVMFDEIRIFQRETIARQAMLFALQLVTIGTCIWLATTGNVSIAALVFAISYLGRLTGSLFEITPIIRGMEQLFIDAANITDIIYEEPEIKDAPHAPSLVVRKGQVDLNSVVFHYAKSRDVAINDLTLHIKPGERIGLAGHSGGGKTTLTKLVLRFADVSSGSIEIDGQNIAEVSQDSLRSAIAYVPQEPYLFHRSLRDNIAYARPEAADEEIMQAVKQANAYEFIKDLPEGLDTIVGERGVKLSGGQRQRIAIARAILKNAPILILDEATSALDSESEKLIQDALEKLMKNRTSIVVAHRLSTIAKLDRIIVIKGGAIKEQGRHDQLLAQKGTYAKLWAHQSGGFIEE is encoded by the coding sequence ATGGCAAAAATACTAGTTCGTACCGATACAAAAACAGCACGTAAAACTCTAACCATTTTTTGGACAGAAATAGCCAAAGACAAGCGTCGATTTATATTTTATTCGACGCTTGTTCCGATCAACCGGCTACTTTATGTCGTTTTACTCCCTTTTTTATTTAGCCTTATCGTACAGTCATTAATACTTCATCCACACGACTGGAAGCATCCTGTTTTTCTTTTAGTAATCGGCACCTTGGTTTCAGTCTTAGCAGTTCTTACCGCACTCGTAGGTTTTACATCCCTATTTCGCCATGAAGAAGAGATGCGTACGACACTCATAAGAAAGAGCATGCAACACCTCATGCTACACAGTGACCAATTCTTTGCTAACCGAAAAATAGGTTCATTGGCTGGAGATGTTAACACTTTCGGTGCTTCTATCGTATCGTTTTTTGACATCATCTTTTTACAGGCAAGCGGTCTGGTTGTCAACTTCATTGCGAGTCTCATTATTATCGCCTTTATGTCCCCTGTACTTTTAATTCCGCTTGGACTTGCAACGATACTGCTAATTTGGCGAAGCTTAAAGGCCGTTTCAAGCCGTGGGCCAATTCGTCACAAGCGTAAACAGATGATGTCCCAGTTAAACGGCACAGTCGCTGACATTCTTGGTAATCAGCAGATCGTTCGCTATTTTGCAAATGGCACAAAAGAGGTAGATCGTGTCGTGACTGACCGCAAAAAAATCGAGAATGTTATGTTTGATGAAATTAGGATTTTTCAGCGCGAAACCATTGCGCGCCAAGCAATGCTCTTTGCCCTTCAACTTGTGACAATTGGGACTTGCATATGGCTTGCCACTACCGGAAATGTGTCAATTGCCGCACTTGTATTTGCCATAAGCTACTTAGGCAGGCTCACCGGCTCATTGTTTGAAATCACGCCTATTATTCGTGGCATGGAACAGTTATTTATCGATGCCGCCAATATCACTGATATCATCTACGAAGAACCTGAAATTAAGGACGCGCCTCATGCCCCTAGCTTAGTTGTACGTAAAGGACAGGTCGATCTCAATAGCGTCGTATTTCACTATGCAAAAAGCCGAGATGTAGCAATAAACGACCTTACGCTTCACATTAAACCGGGCGAGCGTATTGGTCTTGCTGGTCATAGTGGTGGAGGTAAAACAACTCTTACTAAGTTGGTTTTGCGTTTTGCCGATGTCTCTTCTGGATCTATCGAGATTGACGGACAGAACATTGCAGAGGTTTCACAAGACAGTTTACGAAGTGCTATTGCCTACGTACCCCAAGAACCATACCTGTTTCATCGCAGTCTTCGTGACAATATCGCCTATGCCCGGCCTGAAGCAGCAGATGAGGAGATTATGCAGGCAGTAAAACAGGCAAATGCTTATGAGTTTATAAAAGATCTTCCAGAAGGCCTTGATACAATCGTTGGCGAGCGCGGCGTCAAGCTTAGTGGTGGACAGCGGCAGCGTATTGCCATTGCCAGGGCAATCCTTAAAAACGCGCCAATCCTTATCTTAGATGAGGCGACGTCTGCACTCGATAGCGAGAGTGAGAAGCTTATTCAAGACGCACTCGAAAAGCTCATGAAAAACCGCACGAGCATTGTCGTTGCTCACCGCCTTTCAACAATCGCCAAGTTGGATAGGATTATTGTCATAAAGGGCGGGGCCATCAAAGAACAAGGTAGACATGACCAGCTACTCGCTCAAAAAGGCACATACGCAAAGCTGTGGGCACATCAATCTGGCGGATTTATTGAGGAATAG
- a CDS encoding ABC transporter ATP-binding protein, with translation MNVNRQTLRLYWEQVKKHRTSFIVMLVFIPVGSLLIDTALPYMLSQAIGALTEHHLAKVYPFLWIAAGLGLLGASFNLVGFRSMVYHESKTLANLREQTFIRLIKKDNHFFVNQKIGAMTSRYIDYVRSEVTLQDLFIIRTLGFILSIGSGVAILLTQSWLVAAIVFTLLVMLAFQIRWSAKKRAPWRHERKTLVAEIHGKVADALTNNAIVKAFAGEDREIKDLQKQTRRFERIYRKDIGFTATEGSIRVALMVVVQIIAIVVSVQLVGTGSISLATAVFMLAYLQRIGSQLFTLGDIINGYDQALLDAAPMTEMLSENVHVNDSHAASKLVITNPVIKFDNVSYRYDDAGEDVLRAIQLTIPAGQKVGLVGLSGAGKTTITHLLLRFADVTGGAIHINDADIRDVTQKSLRSAIAYVPQEPMLFHRTLRENIAYGKPDATDDEIREAAIQANALDFIKSLPHGLDTLVGERGVKLSGGQRQRIAIARALLKNAPILVLDEATSALDSESEKLIQDALEKLMKNRTSIVVAHRLSTIATLDRIIVLDKGHIVEDGAHTDLLKQKGIYAKLWAHQSGGFIEE, from the coding sequence ATGAACGTCAATCGACAAACGCTCCGTCTATACTGGGAGCAAGTAAAAAAACATCGAACAAGCTTCATTGTGATGCTCGTTTTCATTCCTGTAGGGTCGCTTCTTATTGATACGGCTTTGCCTTATATGCTCAGTCAAGCTATTGGTGCCCTCACCGAGCACCATCTGGCAAAAGTCTATCCATTCCTATGGATCGCCGCTGGACTCGGGCTTTTAGGTGCATCATTCAACCTTGTCGGTTTTAGGTCGATGGTTTACCACGAGTCGAAGACTCTTGCAAATCTACGCGAACAGACCTTCATTCGCCTCATCAAGAAGGACAACCATTTTTTCGTTAATCAAAAAATCGGTGCCATGACGAGTCGCTACATAGACTACGTCCGTAGCGAGGTAACACTTCAGGATCTGTTTATTATTCGGACGCTCGGATTCATTCTCTCTATCGGAAGCGGTGTGGCTATTCTTCTCACGCAATCATGGCTAGTCGCTGCGATTGTCTTTACCCTGCTTGTTATGCTCGCATTTCAAATTAGATGGAGTGCTAAGAAACGTGCACCATGGCGACACGAACGAAAAACGCTCGTTGCTGAGATACATGGTAAGGTTGCAGACGCATTAACAAACAATGCCATTGTAAAAGCCTTCGCAGGAGAAGATCGCGAAATCAAAGATCTCCAAAAGCAAACTCGCCGTTTTGAACGTATCTATCGTAAAGATATTGGATTTACCGCAACTGAAGGATCCATTCGCGTAGCACTGATGGTTGTTGTGCAAATCATCGCTATTGTCGTATCCGTTCAGTTGGTTGGTACTGGCAGCATCTCTCTTGCAACCGCAGTCTTTATGCTCGCCTATTTACAACGTATTGGCTCGCAGTTATTTACCCTTGGCGATATTATTAATGGCTACGACCAAGCCCTGCTTGACGCTGCGCCTATGACTGAGATGCTCAGTGAGAATGTGCATGTCAATGACTCACACGCGGCAAGCAAGTTAGTTATTACTAATCCCGTTATTAAATTCGACAACGTCTCATACCGCTACGATGATGCGGGCGAAGACGTTCTGCGTGCTATTCAGCTTACTATTCCAGCTGGTCAAAAAGTAGGACTCGTCGGTCTTTCCGGAGCTGGTAAAACAACTATTACTCACCTTTTACTTCGCTTTGCCGATGTGACTGGTGGCGCCATTCACATTAATGATGCTGATATCCGCGACGTTACTCAAAAAAGCCTGCGCTCGGCTATCGCCTACGTGCCCCAGGAGCCAATGCTGTTTCACCGCACGCTCCGTGAAAACATTGCCTATGGTAAGCCCGATGCAACAGATGACGAAATTCGTGAAGCTGCAATACAAGCGAACGCCCTCGATTTTATCAAGTCGCTACCCCATGGGCTTGATACGCTCGTTGGCGAGCGCGGCGTCAAGCTTAGCGGTGGACAGCGGCAGCGCATTGCCATTGCCAGAGCTCTCTTGAAAAATGCACCTATTTTAGTACTCGATGAGGCGACGTCTGCACTCGATAGCGAGAGTGAGAAGCTTATTCAAGACGCACTCGAAAAGCTCATGAAAAACCGCACGAGCATTGTCGTTGCTCACCGTCTGAGTACTATCGCAACACTTGATCGTATTATTGTGCTCGATAAGGGCCACATTGTTGAAGATGGCGCACATACTGATTTATTAAAACAAAAAGGTATCTACGCAAAATTGTGGGCCCACCAATCTGGCGGATTTATTGAGGAATAG
- a CDS encoding rhodanese-related sulfurtransferase, with amino-acid sequence MQKILLYYKFTPIEDPEVMKLWQKTLCDSLNLGGRILISKHGINGTVGGGLDDLKKYIKATKDFPGFKGTVFKWSDGGREDFPRMSVKVKKEIVAFDAADELKVDENGVVGGGTHLKPGEVNKLVKERGDDVVFFDGRNAYEAKIGKFKNAIVPDTRTSRDFIKELESGKYDNLKDKPVVTYCTGGIRCEILSSLMKNRGFNEVYQIDGGIVKYGEAYGDDGLWEGSLHVFDDRMKVEFSDHTAVVGRCVHCEGPTNNYENCAFANCNDLVLICLGCKQNPDLLYHTEDCREQAKLIYS; translated from the coding sequence ATGCAAAAGATTTTATTATATTATAAATTCACACCGATCGAAGATCCGGAGGTTATGAAGCTATGGCAAAAAACACTCTGCGATAGTCTTAATCTTGGTGGGCGTATACTTATTTCTAAACACGGTATTAATGGTACTGTTGGCGGGGGCCTAGATGACCTTAAGAAATATATTAAGGCAACGAAGGACTTTCCAGGCTTTAAAGGGACTGTTTTTAAGTGGAGTGATGGTGGTCGTGAAGACTTTCCACGTATGAGCGTCAAAGTTAAAAAAGAGATTGTTGCATTTGATGCTGCCGATGAGCTGAAGGTTGATGAGAATGGTGTTGTTGGCGGCGGTACACACCTAAAACCGGGTGAAGTCAATAAGTTAGTCAAAGAGCGTGGAGACGATGTTGTATTTTTCGATGGTCGTAATGCCTATGAGGCAAAAATCGGTAAATTCAAGAATGCCATCGTACCTGATACGCGAACAAGCCGAGATTTCATCAAAGAACTCGAAAGTGGCAAATACGATAATCTTAAAGATAAGCCAGTTGTCACCTACTGTACGGGTGGCATTCGCTGTGAAATCCTCTCGAGCCTTATGAAAAATCGTGGATTTAACGAGGTCTATCAGATAGACGGTGGTATTGTGAAGTATGGTGAAGCATATGGCGATGATGGTCTTTGGGAGGGCAGTTTGCATGTGTTCGATGATCGCATGAAGGTTGAATTTAGTGACCACACAGCTGTCGTTGGGCGCTGCGTTCACTGCGAAGGTCCTACTAATAATTATGAAAACTGTGCGTTTGCGAATTGTAACGATCTGGTTTTGATTTGTCTTGGTTGTAAGCAAAACCCAGATTTGCTATATCACACAGAGGATTGTCGTGAACAGGCGAAGTTGATATATTCTTGA